The Bacillus sp. F19 DNA segment AATATGACGGTTTTTTTTCTGACATTGAGAATGACTCCTTCATAGGATTTCAAAACGATCTCCTGTTGTAATTCCGCATTCTACAAGCTTATGGTTGCCTGATAGGACAATCTGCTTATTGGGAACGCGCACCCAATACCCTTCTCGAGGTGGGTCAGAAATGCATCTTGTCTGCCATACTATATCCACTACTTTTTTGACAGAGTGATAATTTGATAGACGCAAATCAAATGTTTCTCCTGTGTAATGCTTCAAATCGATTGTCACTTCAATATACATGCCTTTTCACCTCAAAATGAAGAAGCGCCGTCATCTGATTTAGAATGGGCGCTCCTTTCTGCACTTCATTAGATTGTCAGATCCTATTAACCGCGGATTTGGCCTGCAATGTTTGCATCAGCCTCTTGAAGAGCGTGTGCTGTCTTCTCTAATTGTCTTGAAATATCTTCTACTAAATGCTGCATATCTATGAAAGAAGGCTTAAGCTGTTCATATTGATCTCTGAAAGCGTTGCTTGCTTCCCCTTCCCACATAGCCTGTAATTGACCAATCATGCTGTCTAGGCGTCCAATAAGAAGACCAAGCTCTCCACCTTCATTGTTATAACGTTTTGACATATCGACAAGTTCTGCAGGGGTAACGCGAATAATTCCTGACATTTTCATCTCTCCTTTTACACGAATTTACATTAATTGTATAAACAAAGACCATGAAGGTCAATTGTTACTTCTAGAATACTAGTAAAATAGTACATTATATCTACTATTATGTAATAGAGGAAGAATATTACTGGATTTATCATTTCTGTTATTAATTACCCATGTAATTTACCAATAAAATCTATTTTAAGGGAATTTTTATAATATTTTTCCATACTTTTAGTGGGAAAGTCCTATTCTTGATTCCCGGATTATTTGTATTAGTCTAAACCAATTAATGAATTAATTTTCATATTCTATATATAGAAAAACTGGATTTTTTGAAAGTAAATGACTGAGTGCGTGATTTTATCCAACCGGTTCTTTCTTGTTTGATCACCACTCGTTTTTTTGATTTCGTTCGTAACCAAATCATTAAATCTAGAAGCATGTCTATACTGATTTGTGCTTTGGCCTGTATATATGCCTAATGCATTGTATATCCAATCAAGCGGTGCCCCATCCTTGCTGTCTTTTTCGCTGTGCTCACTTCCTCTAGTAATAGTATAGACTTGGTTAATTCCCTTTTCTGTATCGAAAAAATGGATGATTGTTCCATCAAAGCCCGAATCTAAGTCACCTTTTAGGAATTCTTTTTTATATTCCTTAGAATGGTAGACAGTAATCTTTTGAGGTGGTTCAATCCCTGTCTCTTCAATAAATATTCTTCGAATAACTTCTTCCGACAAAAGTTCATCATTAGGTCCGTATTCTAAGCCGGTAATCCGGGCTCTTAATAAGTCGGAACTCAACACTTCTTCTGAGTTATTTTCCACTTCTTTCACCTCGAATTATTAATCCAGGAAATGAATTGATTTCATAAACCCTAATGTTTTTTCTTCTTCATTTACTGAATTAATGTCACATTTTTTCTTTGTGTCGGAACACATGACATAATGTATAAAGCTCACTGCTTTATCGCTGTCCTTTGACATTATATATCCAAAAAATATGTGTGTTGCTGAATCTTCATTTTCAGGTTTATACTCTTTTTTTCCAAAATAAATCGTTTTATCTTCAAATTCTTCTTTACTGTATTCACCTTCATACTTCACACTATCTGATAGCAAAGATAAGTTTGCCTCGACCTCTTTAGTTACTGGTTGATCTTCATATGTTGCAATTACATAGTATGAAATATTTGAAGATTCATTGGTTTCACCAAAATTAACTGTTTCAAAATGATCTTTTTCTCTTTCGTAAAACATCTCATCTAATGTTGCGTTATCAGGAAATTTCATAGAATAACCATTCGTTTTTGATTTGAATGTATAATACCCTTCTTCAACCTCTTCGTTTGAAGCCATAAATTCTCGTGTAAACTCATCTTTAAAGGCTTCCGTTTCAGGCATTGAAGAAGGATCTATTTTACCGTTTTCTTTTTCTTTGCTCATTCCGCAACCCCCAGTAATGATCAACATTAAAACCAGACTAAGCTGTATTATTTTTTTCAATGGATGGGCTCCTTTCGGATATCTCGTATGTACTCCATCTAATTACCACCACATTTTCCCACTAATGTTCAATATGAAACCTGAATAATGAAAAACTAACTACTTAATACATGTGAGTTATTGCTTATTAAATTCCATATAACCCCTTATTTCCCAGCAATTATATGACTATGTTTCTATTAGATTTAAACTTATCTTTTCAAAAAAACCTCTTCCAAATACGGAAGAGGTTTTTTTACTTAATCATTTCATTGACTCCTCACCTAGCTATTTGCAAGCCTGGCAAGTGATTCTTTCAGCACCTGTACACCTCTGATGCAGTCAGGGAGTGATGTCCACTCCTCCGGTGAATGGCTTTTCCCGTTTAAGCTCGGCACAAAAATCATTCCTGAAGGCACATATCTTCCTAGTGTCATTGCGTCATGCCCCGCTCCGCTGGGAAGAGAGAGCGAGGTCATTCCACTCGCTTCAGCAGAAGTTCGGATGATTTCCTGTATATGATCCGGTACGATCACAGGCGAGATATTGATGCCGTCGTTTATGTCGACAGCCACTCCTCTTTCCTTTGAAAGATTCATTGCTTCATCTTTTAATGCGGAAATCATAGCATCTCTGGCAGCCAAATCAATATCCCTTGCATCCACAATGACCTCTGTTTTGCCGGAAATGACGTTCGTTCCGTTTGGGAAGACGTTTATTTTTCCGACCGTAGCAACAGCCGTTTGGCTGAACCTTCCCGGCGCCTGTTCAACTTTTAAAATAAATTCAGCTGCGGCCGCCAGTGTATCCCTGCGAAAGTTCATCGGCGTATTACCCGCGTGATCTGTTTCGCCTATAAACGTAAAGGATATCCAGGATGGACCGGCAATGCCGCTGACGATGCCGATGTCTTTATTTTCTGACTCGAGGCGCTTGCCCTGTTCAATATGAAGTTCAAGAAAAGCATAAATATCCTCTGGTTTTCTGCAGGATTCTTTAACTCGTTCAGGCTCATGCCCGCACCTTTTCAATTCATCATATAGAACGTTACCTTTATCATCTTTAAATGATTTGAAATCAGCTGCGCTCACTTCTCCCATCATGACTCGGCTTCCAAAAATTCCGTTTTTAAATCGCGCTCCTTCCTCATCTACAAAGACAGCAAGCTCAATTGAACGCTCCGGCTTCTCTTGTTTAGAAGCGATGGCCTTTATCGCAAGCAAACTGCTTAAGCATCCAAGCGGACCGTCAAATGCCCCGCCATTTGGAACACTGTCCAAATGAGAGCCTGTCATCACGACCGGAAGATCAGGCGAGCTTCCAAGAAGCGTGCCGAATAAATTTCCGATCGCATCTTCCCGGACGTCTAATCCAATTTCCGACATCCATTCTTTGAAAACGGACTTTGCCTGTTTCTCTTCATTTGTATAAGGAAATCTTGTTACGCCTCCATCTGGAGTTTTTCCGATTTCTGCAAGGATGGATAATTTATCTGCCAGTTCATGTGCATCTATTCCCTCGAACTCTTGGCACTGATTAAGCTCTTCCAGCAGTCTTTCTTTCGAAAATATGGAAGCCATTTATAATTCCTCACTTTCTATGGTGAATGTTTATTGCATCCGGACAGGACAAGTCTTTACAGAATTTTATAATATTTCTTATTATAAAGAATTCCATTTATTTCGCAAACCGTAATAACCCAAAATTGTATGCAAAAAAAGAAAGTAGAAAATTTTTAATAAATTCTGCTTCATTTTCTACTATTAAGGGTAGAAAGTAGGATAACAGAAAGACAACAATGAAAAGGGGAATTCGGGATGGAACAGAATCACACAATGATGCAGTTTTTTGAGTGGCATGTACGACCTACTGGAACACATTGGAACAGGCTGAAAAAGTTAGCGCCGGAGCTTAAGGAAAGAGGCATAGATTCCATTTGGATTCCTCCCGTTACAAAAGCCCAATCTAGAATTGATGTCGGGTATGGTGTGTATGATTTATATGATCTGGGAGAGTTCAATCAAAAGGGGTCTGTCCGAACGAAATATGGCTTAAAGAAGGAATTAATTGCTGCCATTAAAGCCTGTCACGATAACGGCATTGCCGTTTATGTGGATTTGGTTATGAATCATAAAGCAGGAGCCGATGAGACGGAACTATTTAAAGTGATTGAAGTGGATCAGGAGGACCGCACTGAAGAATTATCGAAGCCGGTTAATATTGAAGGCTGGACAAAATTCAACTTTCCCGGACGAAAAGGAAGGTATTCGTCTTTTGAATGGAATTTTGAGCATTTTAATGGAACGGATTACGATGCGAAAAACGATAAAATCGGCATTTTTAAAATTGTCGGTGACAATAAAGACTGGAATGAAAATGTTGATGGGGAATTCGGCAATTATGATTACCTAATGTTTGCCAACATTGACTATAATAATGAAGAAGTTCAGGATGAAATGATTTCATGGGGCAAGTGGCTTGCAGATACGCTTCAGTGTGATGGGTACCGCCTTGATGCCATTAAACATATCAATCATGAGTTTGTTCGGAGGTTTGCTGAAGAGCTATATGAAGACCGCGGGGAAGATTTTTATTTTGCAGGCGAGTTTTGGAAATCAGACTTAAAAGCATGCCAGGATTTCCTTGATAAGATTGACTTCAAAATGAGTTTATTTGATGTGTCTCTTCACTACAAGCTTCATGAAGCATCCATGAAAGGAGATGAATTTGATCTCTCAACCATTTTTGAGGATACCCTTGTCGGCTCCCATCCAGAACATGCCGTCACATTTGTTGATAATCATGATTCCCAGCCGGATGAAGCGCTTGAATCATGGGTTGAAGATTGGTTTAAGCAAAGCGCCTATGCTCTGATTCTTCTCAGAGAACAAGGCTATCCTTGTGTATTTTATGGTGATTACTACGGAATTGACGGAGACAATCCAATCGATGGCAAAAAAGAAGCGATTGATCCCCTCCTCTATGCCAGACAAACAAGAGCCTATGGTGAGCAGGAGGATTACTTTGATCATCCAAATACAATCGGCTGGGTAAGACGCGGCGTTGATGAAATTGACCGTTCCGGCTGTGCAGTCGTCATTTCAAATGGCGGTGAAGGGGAAAAACGGATGTGTGTCGGCGAGCACCATGCAGGTGAAGTATGGGTGGACTTAACTGGCACCCGTGAAGAGCATATCACTATTGATGAAGATGGCTTTGCGACGTTCCCGGTTAACGGAAAAAGTGTTTCTGTCTGGGCTCGTCCAGATGAAGATGTTGAATAGATGAAAGTGAACAGCCGGTATCCTGGATATGGAAACCGGCTGTGGTTTTTGGGTCTAATTCTTGAGAATGCCGTTAAACTCGCCGCTTTTTAGATTCATCACTCAGCATTTTTTAAAATATCCAATACTTAATCCCATCACTTTTAAAAATAATTCCATGACTTTCATGATTATTCCCATTACTTTTGAAAATGATCCTTTATATTCATCTCACATAGCAATTGAGCAGGTCATTCCGCATCCAACGAGATAGTGACCTTAAATAAATCTCCATCCACTTCAATCTCCAATCTGCCTCCGTGAAGCTCAACAATCGATTTGGCAATCGTCAGGCCCAGTCCGGATCCTTCGGTATGACGTGATGAGTCTCCGCGTTTAAACCGTTCAAATAATTCATCTGTGTTTTCGCTGAGCTCATACTTCGTTACATTCTTAAAAGAAATAAGGACTTGATCCCCGGTTTTTTTAACGGAAAGGTACACTCTAGTATTCTCTAAGGAATACTTAAGGATGTTGCCAATCAAATTTTCAAACACTCTCCACATTTTTTGCCCATCTACGACTGCATAAACAGGTTCATTCGAATGAGTCACCCTGAATTGCAGAGAAGACTGGCTGATTGCTTCATTATATTCAGCAAGCGCCTGCTGCAGAAGCTGCGCAATATCTACGTTTTGTTTTACTAGATCAAT contains these protein-coding regions:
- a CDS encoding ubiquitin — translated: MYIEVTIDLKHYTGETFDLRLSNYHSVKKVVDIVWQTRCISDPPREGYWVRVPNKQIVLSGNHKLVECGITTGDRFEIL
- a CDS encoding WXG100 family type VII secretion target, with protein sequence MSGIIRVTPAELVDMSKRYNNEGGELGLLIGRLDSMIGQLQAMWEGEASNAFRDQYEQLKPSFIDMQHLVEDISRQLEKTAHALQEADANIAGQIRG
- a CDS encoding Zn-dependent hydrolase — encoded protein: MASIFSKERLLEELNQCQEFEGIDAHELADKLSILAEIGKTPDGGVTRFPYTNEEKQAKSVFKEWMSEIGLDVREDAIGNLFGTLLGSSPDLPVVMTGSHLDSVPNGGAFDGPLGCLSSLLAIKAIASKQEKPERSIELAVFVDEEGARFKNGIFGSRVMMGEVSAADFKSFKDDKGNVLYDELKRCGHEPERVKESCRKPEDIYAFLELHIEQGKRLESENKDIGIVSGIAGPSWISFTFIGETDHAGNTPMNFRRDTLAAAAEFILKVEQAPGRFSQTAVATVGKINVFPNGTNVISGKTEVIVDARDIDLAARDAMISALKDEAMNLSKERGVAVDINDGINISPVIVPDHIQEIIRTSAEASGMTSLSLPSGAGHDAMTLGRYVPSGMIFVPSLNGKSHSPEEWTSLPDCIRGVQVLKESLARLANS
- a CDS encoding alpha-amylase, with amino-acid sequence MEQNHTMMQFFEWHVRPTGTHWNRLKKLAPELKERGIDSIWIPPVTKAQSRIDVGYGVYDLYDLGEFNQKGSVRTKYGLKKELIAAIKACHDNGIAVYVDLVMNHKAGADETELFKVIEVDQEDRTEELSKPVNIEGWTKFNFPGRKGRYSSFEWNFEHFNGTDYDAKNDKIGIFKIVGDNKDWNENVDGEFGNYDYLMFANIDYNNEEVQDEMISWGKWLADTLQCDGYRLDAIKHINHEFVRRFAEELYEDRGEDFYFAGEFWKSDLKACQDFLDKIDFKMSLFDVSLHYKLHEASMKGDEFDLSTIFEDTLVGSHPEHAVTFVDNHDSQPDEALESWVEDWFKQSAYALILLREQGYPCVFYGDYYGIDGDNPIDGKKEAIDPLLYARQTRAYGEQEDYFDHPNTIGWVRRGVDEIDRSGCAVVISNGGEGEKRMCVGEHHAGEVWVDLTGTREEHITIDEDGFATFPVNGKSVSVWARPDEDVE